The Fusarium poae strain DAOMC 252244 chromosome 2, whole genome shotgun sequence nucleotide sequence TCTTGATTTTTGAGCCGCCAAGTCCACCCGCTCGGATAATGCGGCCTCGGCTGACGGTTTTGCCAATGTGTTTGTTATGGAGCCTCAAATCTCCGCACCCAATCAAAACATTACACAGAGACATTCTGCAAGGAACAAAGACACGCCAGGCAGGTTTAGTCGTGGATCTTATTTATGCTTGTGACGTCAAGGACACGGGAATCGACATGGAGACAATCCCCTACCATTGAGACCAATGATCTCATAtagaagaaaataaaataaaactagaGATATAAGGATATAACAGATCTGTCGATAGTCAATTGAGTTTACTTTGTGACCCTCAGAGCATCTGGACTACTACCGTTGACTATTCACAATGCCCCGTCAAACCACAACTCTGAGTAAGGCTCTTGTGAGCATGCTGCCTATCGCAGCTCAGGCTTCTGCAGCTTCTCTCAACTCCGAGTACACCTTCAACCCTCTGCATCACCTTACCGGAATCGCACCTTACTTCGAGTCTCAAGATCCTCCCGCTTCTCCAGATGCGCCTCAGGGTTGCACAGCTGAGCGCGCCGCTTACTTGGTGCGACATGCCGCCATTTACGCCAATGACTTCGACTATGAGGAGTACATTGAGCCCTTTGTCGAGAAGCTCGAGAACAAGACTGGCATGGATTGGTCCAAGATTCCCTACCTAAACTTCCTTGCCGACTGGGAGGCCCCCATCTCTGACGCCGAAGTTTCCCTATTGACCAACCTCGGTCGTCTTGAGGCTACCAAATTGGGAGTTGACCTTGAGTTCAGATACCCCGAGTTCAAGCAGCCCAAGAAGGTGTGGACTTCCACCGCCGAGAGAACTGTCAAGTCCGCTCAGTCCTTTGTCCGGGGTCTCCAAGCCGACGACACAACCATCAAGGTTCAGCAAATCTACGAGTCCGAGGAGTCTGGCGCCGACAGCTTGACTCCCTACAAGGCTTGCCCTGCTTATTCTGGCTCCACCGGTAGCGAGGAGTCTTCTGAGTATCAGGAGAAGTACGCCAAACCCATTGTCGAGCGCTTCAACGCTCTCGCATCTGACTTCAACTTCACCATCAACGATATTTTCGGAATGCAGCAGCTATGTGGGTACGAGACTGTTGTCCGTGGAAAGTCGCCTTTCTGTAACCTGGAGCTCTTCACCCCCGATGATTGGCTAGGCTGGGAATACGCCGAGGACGTCCGATACCACTACAACGCTGGTTACGGTAACGAGATTTCTGGATACGTTGGCATGCCCTGGCTCAACTCGACCGCTGATCTGCTCATGAGTGGCGACTCTGATGAAGACCTCTATGTTAGCTTCACTCACCGAGAGCTGCCTCCCATGGTCCTTGTCGCGATGGGTCTCTTCAACAACTCTGAGCCTGGTGGCAGCGAGTCCCAGATCAACGACACCATGCCCCTCACCAAGATCAACTACCGCCGCGCCTGGAAGAGCTCACACATCCTCCCATTCTTGAGCAACATTGCTATTGAGCGACTGAATTGCACCGGCAGCTATGGTTACGAAGACGGAGAGTACTACCGTGTTCTGGTGAACAGCGCGCCCCAGCCCCTGCCCGCTTGCGAGGATGGCCCCGGAACTAGCTGCACCCGTGATAGCTTTGAGGAATACGTTCAAGCTCGTGTTGACAAGTTCACTGGCTTCACTGACAAGTGCGGCGTGGACTACGACAACTCTACCGACATCCTGTCCATTTACCACGAATAATGAGTTGCAAGATTAGATAAGCTTCATGTAATGAacatttaatatacttttatacaTAATGATACTTTTTAAGAGCAAACCATATGGTGGAAATGAGTCTGATCGCGGCGTTACTAGTGATATCTCCTCGGTGATAGATTAAGGTTAAGTAAATAAGACCATATAAGACAATCACTCAGCAACCATGCGACGATTGGCTCAAGGTTTACATCCTAATAACCTTACCACTGCGTTTTGAACCAACAAGAagatcaaagtcatcctaCAATATGTCTAGAATATTCTTGCTTTTTCTCTTTGTAAACTATAACTGTTGACATTTCCAGCATGGTGAAGTTTATAGACGCCaggtatataaatataacaCCCACCTCTTGATGTCTTGATTCTTGTCAATCTTGTTATCTGTTTTGGTCTGCTTCCAGCCACAGGCCTCGAATTCCTACCAAAATCGCCACCATGTCTGCCGAATGCTTCTGTGATTTGTATTCCGGAAGAGACAGACCCTCAGCTCCATCCTTTACTCTATTTACCCAACTCCCGTCTGAGATCCGCTTGCTCATTTGGAAAGCTGCTCTCCCACAACATCAAGACCTTCACACTGCATATAACATCTGGGCATCTGACCACAAGAGATGGAAGAGCATCAGGCTCCGTGGAAAACAAGAGGCCCCAGTTGGCTTGTTGAGGGCTTGCTTCGAGTCTCGGGATGTCGCATTGGAGACAGGCTCATTTTTGGAACTTAGCCACGCAGCACGTTTCATGATACCGTTGCCAGCTTTCGAACCTATATGGATCGACAACAGTATTAAGACTCTGATGATGCCTATCAATCCTCAAGCCTTTCGGAAGATTAATTGCTTTCCTAAAAACATACAGTCTATTGCTACATTGGCTACAATGTCGGCCGGTAAGATGTGGATACGGAAAGCATTTGAATTCTTGGTGTCAACAAAACACTGTCACAATATCAAGACGATATTAGCTGGTCTCATGTGGATACCACTTGCCTATAGCGAGGGAAGTAACAAAGAAACTCATCCTTGCGTAGATTCGGAGACGGTCGCGGTATCGCTCGACGATCCAAAGATGATCGACTATTTGACCTCGGCATTTGAGAGCCATGCGATCAAGGTTTTGGGAAAACAAATATCTCCAGCATGCTACCGGAAGAGCGCCAGGGACTTTCTTGCCTTCATCAAGAACCGTGAAAGGCGTTTTTACAGCTGGGATCATGATCTTGTGCCTGATGGCTTCGAATTGAAGGCCGCTATCATATTCGGACGACCGCACTCGTTCGGCTGCTACGACTTGCCATTGTCTTTAAACATGATGGACAGTTTTGTTTCTACAGGTAGACTATATGAAATGATACCTCCACTTGATAGAGATACAATCAGAGGTCTTATCGAACAATAGACAAAAATGATTCAACGGGCAATAAACTAAGAACACGTATCTCAAAATTTTGTCGTGGAGCATCACTTGCTCTTAGAATCTGTCTTCTGGTCTTTCAATTTGCGCTCTAAAACATCAACACCCCCTGACTTCTTAATCAGGCTATCAAAAGTACCAGTTGGGAAAAGAGTAGCGTATCGCGCTGTCCCTGCCGAGCCGCCTCTTGAGACCAGATGTGGTACTTTGGGCTGGCTGAGATCAGAGGCCACCTGTTTCGCCCACGTCGCGGCATCTGGCTTGACGATCCCTGGCATATTTCCAGCCATTGTTGATTCGATTTCGTTTTTGGCGATGCTGTAGATGGAGTTCTCTGGTAGTTTGGCACCAAGCGCGTTGACAAAGAATGTTGTTTTGACAGCCCCAGTCAACAGGTTGATGACTCGGATGCCAAA carries:
- a CDS encoding hypothetical protein (SECRETED:SignalP(1-24)); the protein is MPRQTTTLSKALVSMLPIAAQASAASLNSEYTFNPLHHLTGIAPYFESQDPPASPDAPQGCTAERAAYLVRHAAIYANDFDYEEYIEPFVEKLENKTGMDWSKIPYLNFLADWEAPISDAEVSLLTNLGRLEATKLGVDLEFRYPEFKQPKKVWTSTAERTVKSAQSFVRGLQADDTTIKVQQIYESEESGADSLTPYKACPAYSGSTGSEESSEYQEKYAKPIVERFNALASDFNFTINDIFGMQQLCGYETVVRGKSPFCNLELFTPDDWLGWEYAEDVRYHYNAGYGNEISGYVGMPWLNSTADLLMSGDSDEDLYVSFTHRELPPMVLVAMGLFNNSEPGGSESQINDTMPLTKINYRRAWKSSHILPFLSNIAIERLNCTGSYGYEDGEYYRVLVNSAPQPLPACEDGPGTSCTRDSFEEYVQARVDKFTGFTDKCGVDYDNSTDILSIYHE